Proteins encoded by one window of Arachis hypogaea cultivar Tifrunner chromosome 1, arahy.Tifrunner.gnm2.J5K5, whole genome shotgun sequence:
- the LOC112703766 gene encoding ubiquitin-like protein 5, with protein sequence MIEVVLNDRLGKKVRVKCNDDDTIGDLKKLVAAQTGTRADKIRIQKWYTIYKDHITLKDCEIHDGMGLELYYN encoded by the coding sequence ATGATCGAGGTGGTTCTAAACGATCGATTGGGGAAGAAGGTTCGCGTGAAATGCAACGATGACGACACCATCGGAGACCTGAAGAAGCTGGTTGCAGCTCAGACAGGAACGAGGGCCGACAAGATTCGCATCCAGAAGTGGTACACCATCTACAAGGATCATATCACCCTCAAAGATTGCGAGATCCACGACGGCATGGGCCTCGAGCTCTACTACAACTAA
- the LOC112794241 gene encoding DEAD-box ATP-dependent RNA helicase 20 isoform X1: MSYVPPHLRNSTTTTTTTTTTTTTAKTSSVTQENNNDNISNNVNHQTKLAFPSYSNSHSHFHSNGTNGTNGTNGINGNANNHNSVSHGSRRSTATPQPSRIFAAPEPVFPHWQPSERVSRMSPDQIEEVRLRLNLDVTIASDSPAAPAPIESFSDMCVHPSIMKDIAYHEYTRPTSIQAQAMPIALSGRDLLGCAETGSGKTAAFTIPMIQHCMAQPPIRRGDGPLALVLAPTRELAQQIEKEVKAFSRSLESLKTAIVVGGTNIEKQRSELRAGVEIAVATPGRFIDHLQQGNTSLSRISFVVLDEADRMLDMGFELQIREIMRNLPEKHQTLLFSATMPVEIEALSKEYLANPVQVKVGKVSSPTTNVSQTLVKVSENEKIDRLLDLLVEEASQAEKCGHPFPLTIVFVERKTRCDEIAEALVAQGLSAVSLHGGRSQGEREAALHDFRSSTTNILVATDVASRGLDVTGVSHVINLDLPKTMEDYVHRIGRTGRAGTTGLSTSFYTDRDMFLVANIRKAIADAESGNTVAFATGKVARRKEKEAAAAQKEANIALSKHFGLGPASINIEDKYRFMITTSNIKKVGAADSAWDD, encoded by the exons ATGTCGTATGTGCCTCCACACCTCAGAAACTCAACCACCACAACAAcaaccactaccaccaccaccaccacggcGAAAACCTCCTCCGTAACCCAAGAAAACAACAACGACAATATCAGCAACAATGTTAACCATCAAACTAAGCTCGCATTCCCTTCTTATTCAAACTCACACTCTCACTTTCACTCCAACGGCACCAATGGAACCAATGGAACCAATGGAATCAATGGCAACGCCAACAACCACAATTCCGTGTCCCATGGTTCTCGCCGCTCCACCGCCACTCCGCAGCCGTCACGGATTTTCGCAGCTCCCGAGCCAGTTTTCCCTCACTGGCAGCCATCCGAGCGCGTTTCACGCATGAGCCCCGACCAG ATTGAAGAGGTCCGCCTCCGACTTAACCTTGATGTCACTATTGCATCAGACTCTCCAGCTGCTCCTGCACCAATTGAATCATTTAGTGATatg TGTGTGCATCCAAGTATCATGAAGGATATTGCATATCATGAATACACCAGGCCAACTTCTATCCAGGCACAGGCCATGCCAATTGCTCTCAGTGGAAGGGATCTACTTGGCTGTGCTGAAACTGGTAGTGGGAAAACTGCAGCTTTCACAATTCCTATGATACAG CATTGCATGGCTCAACCTCCTATTCGGCGTGGTGATGGTCCTCTGGCATTAGTTTTGGCTCCTACTAGAGAACTTGCTCAACAAATAGAGAAAGAG GTTAAAGCTTTTAGCAGATCTCTTGAGTCGTTGAAAACTGCCATAGTTGTGGGTGGAACTAACATTGAAAAGCAG AGGTCTGAGCTAAGAGCAGGAGTTGAAATTGCTGTTGCAACCCCTGGAAGATTTATTGATCATTTACAACAAGGCAATACTTCCCTTTCTAGAATTTCTTTTGTTGTTCTAGATGAAGCAGATAGAATGCTTGATATGGGTTTTGAGCTACAGATACGAGAG ATAATGAGAAATCTTCCAGAGAAGCATCAAACACTGCTGTTTAGTGCCACTATGCCTGTGGAGATTGAAGCATTATCAAAG GAATACTTGGCTAATCCTGTACAAGTGAAAGTTGGAAAAGTCAGTAGCCCAACAACAAATGTTTCACAAACACTTGTGAAGGTCTCTGAAAATGAGAAG ATTGATCGACTTCTAGATTTGCTTGTAGAAGAGGCGTCACAGGCTGAAAAATGTGGTCATCCATTTCCACTAACAATAGTGTTTGTTGAAAGAAAG ACGAGATGTGACGAAATTGCTGAAGCACTTGTAGCTCAAGGATTATCTGCAGTTTCTCTTCATGGTGGCCGCAGTCAAGGTGAAAGAGAGGCTGCCCTGCATGATTTTCGGAGTAGCACCACCAACATTTTG GTTGCCACTGATGTTGCATCTCGTGGCTTGGATGTCACAGGAGTGTCGCATGTCATCAATCTAGATCTTCCAAAG ACCATGGAAGATTATGTACATCGGATTGGAAGGACAGGGCGTGCAGGAACAACAGGCCTATCGACTTCATTCTACACTGATCGTGACATG TTCCTCGTTGCAAATATAAGGAAAGCAATTGCTGATGCTGAATCTGGGAACACAGTGGCATTTGCAACTGgaaag GTTGCTAGAAGGAAGgagaaagaagcagcagctgcACAAAAAGAGGCAAATATTGCTTTATCCAAACACTTTGGATTGGGACCTGCTTCAATTAACATCGAAGATAAATATAGATTTATGATTACTACCTCAAACATTAAAAAGGTAGGCGCAGCTGATAGTGCTTGGGATGATTAG
- the LOC112794241 gene encoding DEAD-box ATP-dependent RNA helicase 20 isoform X2 has protein sequence MSYVPPHLRNSTTTTTTTTTTTTTAKTSSVTQENNNDNISNNVNHQTKLAFPSYSNSHSHFHSNGTNGTNGTNGINGNANNHNSVSHGSRRSTATPQPSRIFAAPEPVFPHWQPSERVSRMSPDQIEEVRLRLNLDVTIASDSPAAPAPIESFSDMCVHPSIMKDIAYHEYTRPTSIQAQAMPIALSGRDLLGCAETGSGKTAAFTIPMIQHCMAQPPIRRGDGPLALVLAPTRELAQQIEKEVKAFSRSLESLKTAIVVGGTNIEKQRSELRAGVEIAVATPGRFIDHLQQGNTSLSRISFVVLDEADRMLDMGFELQIREIMRNLPEKHQTLLFSATMPVEIEALSKEYLANPVQVKVGKVSSPTTNVSQTLVKVSENEKIDRLLDLLVEEASQAEKCGHPFPLTIVFVERKTRCDEIAEALVAQGLSAVSLHGGRSQGEREAALHDFRSSTTNILVATDVASRGLDVTGVSHVINLDLPKECIIEASVLAASIIDHGRLCTSDWKDRACRNNRPIDFILH, from the exons ATGTCGTATGTGCCTCCACACCTCAGAAACTCAACCACCACAACAAcaaccactaccaccaccaccaccacggcGAAAACCTCCTCCGTAACCCAAGAAAACAACAACGACAATATCAGCAACAATGTTAACCATCAAACTAAGCTCGCATTCCCTTCTTATTCAAACTCACACTCTCACTTTCACTCCAACGGCACCAATGGAACCAATGGAACCAATGGAATCAATGGCAACGCCAACAACCACAATTCCGTGTCCCATGGTTCTCGCCGCTCCACCGCCACTCCGCAGCCGTCACGGATTTTCGCAGCTCCCGAGCCAGTTTTCCCTCACTGGCAGCCATCCGAGCGCGTTTCACGCATGAGCCCCGACCAG ATTGAAGAGGTCCGCCTCCGACTTAACCTTGATGTCACTATTGCATCAGACTCTCCAGCTGCTCCTGCACCAATTGAATCATTTAGTGATatg TGTGTGCATCCAAGTATCATGAAGGATATTGCATATCATGAATACACCAGGCCAACTTCTATCCAGGCACAGGCCATGCCAATTGCTCTCAGTGGAAGGGATCTACTTGGCTGTGCTGAAACTGGTAGTGGGAAAACTGCAGCTTTCACAATTCCTATGATACAG CATTGCATGGCTCAACCTCCTATTCGGCGTGGTGATGGTCCTCTGGCATTAGTTTTGGCTCCTACTAGAGAACTTGCTCAACAAATAGAGAAAGAG GTTAAAGCTTTTAGCAGATCTCTTGAGTCGTTGAAAACTGCCATAGTTGTGGGTGGAACTAACATTGAAAAGCAG AGGTCTGAGCTAAGAGCAGGAGTTGAAATTGCTGTTGCAACCCCTGGAAGATTTATTGATCATTTACAACAAGGCAATACTTCCCTTTCTAGAATTTCTTTTGTTGTTCTAGATGAAGCAGATAGAATGCTTGATATGGGTTTTGAGCTACAGATACGAGAG ATAATGAGAAATCTTCCAGAGAAGCATCAAACACTGCTGTTTAGTGCCACTATGCCTGTGGAGATTGAAGCATTATCAAAG GAATACTTGGCTAATCCTGTACAAGTGAAAGTTGGAAAAGTCAGTAGCCCAACAACAAATGTTTCACAAACACTTGTGAAGGTCTCTGAAAATGAGAAG ATTGATCGACTTCTAGATTTGCTTGTAGAAGAGGCGTCACAGGCTGAAAAATGTGGTCATCCATTTCCACTAACAATAGTGTTTGTTGAAAGAAAG ACGAGATGTGACGAAATTGCTGAAGCACTTGTAGCTCAAGGATTATCTGCAGTTTCTCTTCATGGTGGCCGCAGTCAAGGTGAAAGAGAGGCTGCCCTGCATGATTTTCGGAGTAGCACCACCAACATTTTG GTTGCCACTGATGTTGCATCTCGTGGCTTGGATGTCACAGGAGTGTCGCATGTCATCAATCTAGATCTTCCAAAG GAATGCATAATTGAAGCTTCAGTTCTGGCTGCCTCAATTATAGACCATGGAAGATTATGTACATCGGATTGGAAGGACAGGGCGTGCAGGAACAACAGGCCTATCGACTTCATTCTACACTGA
- the LOC112794261 gene encoding protein NETWORKED 4A has product MTFKKLKKRCTLTSEMEHNVKRMLQLIEDGGDSFAQKAEMYYQKRPELIALVEEFYRGYKSLAERYDHDVQSCHSDNGSESHASMNPRRGSSYRAPGFDFFLGSSNAVNNNNCFYDAIHKDGDGSSTLTDSDDESSDNSSVQSFNSGFYSGSGSDSGMNRRILEVEMDFPRDEHELRNVNERFRVYEEEIYKLKVELEKYRSMELMNNLHNNNNNVTESLSPTLQISLLKDQISVATKESEFWKVKFNSEKRERVKLKEKMAEKSQLESELRRVLDEQIQLEEEIKKMECEMELLNGEIKGRERNIEELNGEICALKELVVSKDVEIKKMVEENERLKAEIIEGGEEKREAIRQLCFSLEHYRNGYNDLRQAFIGHKRFPVLAS; this is encoded by the coding sequence atgactttCAAGAAGCTGAAGAAGCGATGTACTCTAACCTCGGAGATGGAACACAATGTGAAGCGAATGCTGCAGCTAATTGAAGATGGTGGAGATTCATTTGCACAAAAGGCTGAGATGTATTACCAGAAAAGACCAGAGTTGATCGCACTTGTTGAAGAATTCTATCGAGGATACAAATCGTTAGCAGAACGCTACGATCATGATGTTCAATCATGTCATTCAGATAACGGTTCTGAATCACATGCATCAATGAATCCTCGCCGCGGTTCCAGCTACAGAGCCCCAGGGTTTGATTTCTTCCTTGGTTCTTCCAATGCTGTGAATAACAACAATTGTTTCTACGATGCAATTCACAAAGACGGAGACGGATCTTCGACTCTGACGGATTCCGACGATGAATCTTCGGATAATTCTTCTGTCCAGAGTTTTAATTCTGGATTCTACAGTGGTAGTGGCAGTGATAGCGGTATGAATAGGAGGATCTTGGAAGTGGAAATGGATTTTCCTCGGGATGAACATGAATTGAGGAATGTGAATGAGAGATTTAGGGTTTATGAGGAAGAAATTTACAAGCTCAAGGTTGAGCTTGAGAAATATAGATCTATGGAATTGATGAATAATTtgcataataataacaataatgttaCTGAATCATTATCACCGACACTGCAAATTTCATTGTTGAAGGATCAGATTAGCGTAGCCACTAAGGAATCCGAGTTTTGGAAAGTGAAATTCAACTCCGAGAAAAGAGAGCGCGTGAAGCTGAAAGAAAAGATGGCGGAGAAATCGCAATTGGAATCGGAGTTGAGAAGGGTTTTGGATGAACAGATTCAGTTGGAGGAAGAAATTAAGAAGATGGAATGCGAGATGGAGTTATTGAATGGAGAAATCAAGGGGAGAGAAAGGAACATAGAGGAACTGAATGGTGAAATTTGTGCCCTAAAAGAATTGGTGGTTTCAAAGGATGTTGAAATTAAGAAGATGGTGGAAGAGAATGAAAGGTTGAAAGCTGAAATAATTGAAGGGggtgaagagaaaagagaagcaaTAAGACAATTATGCTTCTCACTTGAACATTACAGGAATGGTTACAATGATCTTAGGCAAGCTTTCATAGGCCACAAGAGGTTCCCAGTTTTGGCTTCATAA
- the LOC112794281 gene encoding eukaryotic translation initiation factor 2 subunit beta: MADEPQNDMKEEVAEITPFDPSKKKKKKKTTIIDPADDLDKLAEKTENLTVAEGVESTFVGLKKKKKKPVEISNLNEESGDAVEDLDDVAEQDEGDPISLQPRYPWEGSDRDYQYEELLGRVFNILRENNPELAGDRRRTVMRPPQVLREGTKKTVFVNFMDLCKTMHRQPDHVMAFLLAELGTSGSLDGQQRLVVKGRFAPKNFEGILRRYINEYVICLGCKSPDTILSKENRLFFLRCEKCGSGRSVAPIKAGFVARVGRRNAGT, translated from the exons ATGGCTGATGAACCACAAAATGATATGAAGGAGGAGGTTGCAGAG ATTACCCCATTTGATCctagtaagaagaagaagaaaaagaaaactacaaTCATAGATCCTGCAGATGATCTGGACAAGTTGGCTGAGAAGACTGAAAATTTAACAG TGGCTGAAGGGGTTGAGAGTACATTTGTtggtttgaaaaagaagaagaagaaacct GTTGAAATCAGCAACTTAAATGAAGAGAGTGGAGATGCAGTTGAAGATTTGGATG ATGTTGCTGAACAAGATGAAGGAGACCCAATTTCCTTGCAGCCTCGTTATCCTTGGGAAGGGAGTGACCGTGATTATCAATATGAGGAG CTTCTTGGCAGGGTGTTCAACATTCTACGTGAGAATAATCCGGAACTTGCTGGAGACAGGCGGAGAACTGTTATGAGACCTCCACAGGTTCTTCGTGAAGGCACGAAGAAAACTGTTTTTGTGAATTTTATGGACCTATGCAAAAC GATGCATCGACAGCCAGACCATGTTATGGCTTTCTTGCTTGCTGAACTGGGTACAAGTGGCTCTTTGGATGGACAGCAAAGACTGGTTGTGAAGGGAAGATTTGCACCAAAGAACTTTGAAGGAATTCTGCGACGATATATCA atGAATATGTTATTTGCCTTGGGTGTAAAAGTCCTGACACAATACTTTCCAAGGAGAATCGTCTGTTCTTCCTTCGATGTGAGAAG TGTGGATCAGGAAGATCAGTTGCTCCGATCAAGGCTGGTTTTGTGGCTCGTGTTGGCCGTAGGAATGCGGGCACATGA